The Deltaproteobacteria bacterium genome window below encodes:
- a CDS encoding cold-shock protein — protein MSKGTVKWFNSSKGFGFIEQKDGPDVFVHHSGINTSGFKSLNEGDQVTFDIEQGQKGPAAVNVTVI, from the coding sequence ATGAGTAAAGGAACTGTAAAATGGTTTAACTCTAGTAAGGGCTTCGGCTTCATTGAGCAGAAAGATGGTCCGGATGTATTTGTTCATCATTCAGGAATCAATACATCTGGTTTCAAGTCTCTTAATGAAGGTGATCAAGTTACCTTTGACATCGAGCAAGGTCAAAAAGGTCCTGCTGCAGTAAATGTGACTGTGATCTAA